The Christiangramia flava JLT2011 genome has a segment encoding these proteins:
- a CDS encoding restriction endonuclease, translating into MRNANTSRYQIRKNSGELATFSAEKLRRSLLKSGAGVEVAENVLREVSRELYDGITTREIYRKAFNLLHGHGSHFACRYSLKKVIYEMGPSGFPFEKLVGYIFQKKNYKVQWNQVLQGRCVTHEVDLVLEKDRKTAFVECKFHSEEGRNCDVKVPLYIHSRFEDISQRSGAQKYSGWVVTNTRFTLDALEYGNCVGLSLLSWDYPKAKGLKDLADQFKIYPITVSSLLSAEEKQSLLEKGHVLASEILQYPELLQKEKISTERKERIIKELQKIMHHENGKN; encoded by the coding sequence ATGAGAAACGCCAACACATCCAGGTATCAAATCCGGAAGAATTCCGGCGAACTGGCGACCTTTTCCGCAGAAAAACTTAGAAGATCGCTGCTGAAGAGTGGGGCAGGAGTCGAGGTGGCAGAGAACGTGCTTCGGGAAGTCTCCAGAGAGTTATACGATGGCATCACCACCCGCGAGATCTACCGAAAGGCTTTTAATTTGCTTCATGGGCATGGCAGTCACTTTGCCTGCAGGTACAGTTTGAAAAAGGTCATTTATGAGATGGGACCTTCGGGCTTTCCTTTTGAAAAACTCGTGGGATATATTTTTCAGAAAAAGAATTATAAAGTTCAGTGGAACCAGGTGTTACAGGGCAGGTGCGTGACCCACGAGGTCGATCTGGTCCTGGAAAAAGATCGAAAAACTGCTTTCGTGGAATGTAAATTTCACAGTGAAGAAGGGCGCAACTGTGATGTGAAAGTCCCGCTCTACATCCATTCGCGTTTTGAAGATATTTCTCAGCGTTCCGGAGCTCAAAAGTATTCCGGGTGGGTAGTGACCAATACTCGTTTTACGCTCGATGCTCTGGAATATGGGAATTGTGTGGGGCTTTCGCTTTTAAGCTGGGATTACCCAAAAGCTAAAGGTTTGAAAGACCTGGCCGATCAATTCAAGATATACCCGATCACGGTTTCCAGTTTGCTTTCTGCGGAAGAAAAACAAAGTTTGTTGGAGAAGGGTCACGTGCTGGCTTCTGAAATACTCCAGTACCCGGAACTCCTGCAAAAAGAAAAAATTTCTACCGAAAGAAAGGAGAGGATCATAAAGGAACTTCAAAAGATCATGCACCATGAAAACGGAAAAAATTGA
- a CDS encoding MBL fold metallo-hydrolase RNA specificity domain-containing protein has protein sequence MKTEKIEVHFLGAAGTVTGSKFLVETPGCSILIDCGFFQGLKDLRLKNWEDLPVNVPKIDYVLLTHGHLDHVGYLPRLVMQGFKGKILGNAPTLEIAEIILKDTAKIQEEEAEKANKEDFSKHQPALPLYDLEDVERTIQAFETVHSGEWISLRESIRFRHQLGGHILGAGFIELEIDERRLVFSGDIGRNDDLLLQAPNKPKWADVLFLESTYGNRLHLQENVEELLKTAVLDIIAENGILLIACFAVERLQLLSFLLWKLFRSNKIPNLPVYVDSPMGTDVTKLFAEYHEYHKLSTSEFSSMSSYFEQVSSYRRTWEIIDENRPRIVLAGSGMLTGGRILTYLTRFLEVPSTRLMLTGFQAEGTRGRDLLEGAREIKIWGKYYQVKAQILKLESLSAHADQAELMEWCTDIRNIPEQVFLIHGEEPAAAALKLQLAEHYGWFVSIPSLNQKIQLFP, from the coding sequence ATGAAAACGGAAAAAATTGAAGTACATTTTTTAGGAGCGGCGGGTACGGTTACCGGCTCCAAATTCCTGGTAGAAACGCCCGGCTGTTCCATATTGATCGACTGCGGCTTCTTCCAGGGGCTTAAAGATTTACGATTAAAGAACTGGGAAGACCTTCCGGTAAATGTTCCCAAAATTGACTATGTACTGCTCACGCATGGGCACCTTGACCATGTTGGCTATTTACCAAGACTGGTGATGCAGGGATTTAAAGGGAAGATTTTGGGCAACGCACCCACTTTGGAAATTGCCGAGATCATTTTAAAAGACACTGCGAAGATTCAGGAAGAAGAGGCCGAGAAAGCCAACAAGGAAGATTTTTCCAAACACCAGCCAGCCTTGCCATTATATGACCTGGAAGATGTGGAGCGCACGATCCAGGCCTTTGAGACTGTTCATAGCGGGGAGTGGATTTCGCTTCGGGAAAGCATCAGGTTTCGGCATCAGCTAGGTGGTCATATCCTGGGTGCCGGTTTTATCGAACTGGAAATCGATGAAAGGCGGCTGGTCTTTTCCGGGGATATCGGGCGAAATGATGATCTGTTGCTCCAAGCTCCTAACAAACCCAAATGGGCCGATGTTCTTTTTCTGGAAAGTACCTATGGCAACCGGCTCCATCTTCAGGAAAATGTAGAAGAACTGCTGAAAACGGCAGTATTGGATATCATTGCTGAAAATGGGATCCTTTTAATTGCCTGTTTTGCGGTGGAGCGACTGCAATTATTGAGTTTTTTACTTTGGAAATTATTCCGAAGCAATAAAATTCCGAATCTTCCAGTATATGTAGACAGTCCCATGGGAACGGATGTCACGAAACTTTTTGCGGAATATCATGAATACCATAAGCTCAGTACTTCGGAATTTTCTAGTATGAGCAGTTATTTTGAGCAGGTAAGTTCCTATCGCCGTACCTGGGAGATCATCGATGAGAATAGACCAAGGATCGTTCTGGCCGGCAGCGGGATGCTTACCGGTGGGCGTATTCTTACTTACCTCACGCGTTTTCTGGAGGTGCCTTCTACGAGGCTGATGCTCACCGGTTTTCAGGCTGAAGGAACCCGTGGCCGCGACTTGCTGGAAGGCGCCAGGGAAATCAAAATCTGGGGGAAATATTACCAGGTAAAAGCGCAGATCCTGAAGCTGGAAAGTTTATCAGCACATGCAGACCAGGCAGAACTGATGGAATGGTGTACGGATATTCGGAATATTCCCGAACAGGTGTTCCTTATCCATGGGGAAGAACCGGCTGCGGCAGCTTTGAAACTTCAGCTAGCGGAACACTATGGCTGGTTTGTTTCCATCCCGTCACTCAACCAAAAGATTCAGCTTTTTCCGTAG
- a CDS encoding Hsp20/alpha crystallin family protein produces MSLVKSHKKRFPWMNGDTPWSLENLFDDDFFKINRSLPAMNVKEHEDDFEIEFAAPGFSKEDFEVSIEDDLLYVSAEQSEEDFEDDDNFTRKEFSYSSFHRTFQLPKSIDFKKEVVATYKNGVLKLQLAKEKEAMNRSRKDIVVT; encoded by the coding sequence ATGTCATTAGTTAAGTCCCACAAAAAGAGATTTCCATGGATGAATGGTGACACACCATGGAGCCTGGAAAATTTATTTGATGACGACTTCTTTAAGATCAACAGAAGTTTGCCAGCAATGAACGTGAAAGAACATGAGGATGATTTCGAGATCGAATTTGCGGCTCCGGGATTTTCGAAAGAAGATTTCGAAGTGAGCATTGAGGATGATCTTCTTTATGTTTCTGCAGAACAAAGTGAAGAAGACTTTGAAGACGATGATAACTTTACCCGAAAGGAATTCAGTTATTCCAGTTTTCACAGGACTTTTCAATTACCAAAAAGTATCGATTTTAAAAAAGAGGTGGTGGCCACCTATAAAAATGGCGTCTTAAAACTACAACTCGCAAAAGAAAAAGAGGCCATGAATAGATCAAGAAAGGACATTGTGGTCACCTAG